The following is a genomic window from Pueribacillus theae.
AATCGCCTCTGCATCAACTTGGGCCATGCCAATTGACTTCAACGTTTTTACCATCGTCATCGTATCAATTTGCTGGTAAATCGGTATGGCAAGCCCAACGATTACAAATGGAATCGCATATGAAATCAATTCCTTGTACATTTCGGGCAAAGAGATTTGATGGTCTACGGTACTTTCCGCAATCAGTTTATCAAGATGCGGCTTCCGTTTACGCCAATAGTAAAACAAAACGGCCAAACCGCCGAGCGCCCCTATAAAAGCCGCAAAAACGGCAAATGCAACCGCTGTCGTACGGTCGCCTTTTAGAAGGACGACAATAATAAACCCGGAAACTAAAATGAACGCGATCCGGACAATTTGTTCAACGACTTGGGACGTTGCCGTTGGCCCCATCGATTCAAAGCCTTGAAAATAGCCGCGAATCAAACTCATGACCGGTACGGCAAGCAATGCAAAACTAACGACCTTAATGACGAAAGCGACATCTTCCAAGCTATTTCCTGTCTCGTCTCCTTCTCCAATAAAAAGAGGAGCAATCGCGTCCGCTGATAGAAAAAGCATAAGAAACGTGACAAAACCTGTCGCCAACATGACAACAATGCCTGATCGAAAAAGCTTTCTTCCCGTTCGATAATCGCCAAGCGCGTTATATTTTGAAACAAATTTCGACACAGCCAACGGCAGCCCGACTGTTGCCACACTGAGCAATATCACATAAGGATTGTATGCATAAGCATAAAGCGCAGCACCTTGGATTCCAACAAGCCAAATAAATGGAAAGTAGTAGATTAAGCCTAGAACACGCGAAATCATCGTTGCTGCTGTTAATAGAAAAGTCCCCCGAATGAGGCGTGAATTACTCATGAACGTCCATCCCCTACTCGCTTTAGAGGTTGTTCAAAAAGTCCTGCACGATAGGCTGCGAATCTCTTCGTCTGCTTGCTCTTCCGCTATTCACGTATTCTACAAACATACGCTGCGTTGCTCAGAGCTACGCTTCCTCGACCTTCTTGCCTCTCGTTGTCCTGCTTTTGAACACACACTTTTAGTACACAACGCTTCTTATTTTAACATATTTGTTGAGATGGAACTTCATTCATTTTCACGAAGAGCGGTAAACGACCATTGCCGAAAAGCAAAAAACGGTGTCGAACGTTTTCGAATTATCTGCTACCGCTACTTGATATTTCACTTCAACGATTTTCTCTTCTTGTAAAGTTGCTAGAAAATCATTCAGAGCTTCTTCCAAATCTTCTTCATGTTCAAAGTCAAACAATTTTACTTGCATCATAAAAAAACACCTCCATTAACGCCATTATAACGTTCTGGAGGTTAGTCGTATATCTTATTCCGTTTCGCCTTCCCAATCAAGCATGCCGCCTTCCATATTGACAACGTTGTAGCCAAGCGCCTGCAAATATTCGCATGCTCTCCCGCTGCGTCCGCCGGAACGGCAAACGAAAATCGTCTCCTTATCTTTTTCAATTTCATCTAAACGTTCAGGAATTTCACTTAACCGAATATGTTTCGCTTGAGGAATTTTCCCTTGTGCCACTTCGTCGTCTTCTCTGACATCAATTAATGAAATTGGCTTTTTATCTTTAAGTAGCTGTTCAACCTCTTTTGGAGTAATCGTTTTAATTGGCTGGTGCATCATTTTTCTCCTTTCATTCATTTTTCCCGCAGTAATGGGCAGTAAAACGTCAGAAAATCAAGGAAGCGGGTTGCCCCGCTTTTTCTATTCTTCCTTATCCCCATCATCATCTCGTTTCTTTTTCGAAACTTCCACAATCTTTTCAAGCAAAGCAATAACATCATCTTTTGACAAATCTTCTTTTTCAATTTGATTGACATCTGGAGATTCAGGCAATTGAGTTTCTTCTTTCTCGCCTTCTTTGTTTTGTTCCTCATGATGTTCGAGCAAATAAGCAGGAATTAATTGTCCGTCAGGCGTAACATATTTTTTATTTAAATGTCTTGTTTCTTTATCAAAGAAGCTGTACAACACGGGGATAAAGAACAGCGTCAAGAACGTACTGCTGATTAATCCGCCAATGACTGTAATCCCAAGCGGCTGTTGAATTTCTGCCCCTTCTCCAATGCCTAATGCTAGCGGCACAAGTCCTAATATCGTTGTCAATGCCGTCATTAAGATTGGCCTTGTACGCACTTTCACCGCTTCAATGATCGCATCATATGTTCTCAAGCCCGCTTCTTTCCTCTGATTAATGTAGTCGACAAGGACGATGGCATTATTAACTACAATTCCCGCAAGAATAATCAACCCGATGATTGCTGTTACACCGAGCGGTGTTCTCGTTGTTGTCAACGCGATCATGACACCTATAACGATAAGCGGGATCGAAAAGATAATGATAAACGGGTGCTTCAATGATTCAAATTGGGCAGCCATGACGAGATAGACGAAAACGATAGCCAAAATGAAAGCCAAACCTAGATCATCCAGCGAATCTTCCAGCAGCTCTTGATCCCCTGTGTAGGACAGGTCAAAGTCATCCGGAAAATCGAGATCATCCACAGCTTCATTGACATCTTTCGTTACATTGCCCAGCGTTGTTTGAGAACTGAACTTTACTGTAAATTGAACCGCCGGCTGTTGGTTTTCCCGATTGATGGCGACAGGGCCCTCTGCCCGTTCAATCTTCGCTACATCCCCCAATGTCGTGTATGTGCCATCTTGTTTTTTAATAAGCAGCTTTTTCAATGCATCAATATTTTCTGTCACTGATTCATCATAGTTCACGTGAACTGCCAATACTTCTGAATCGTCTGTTGTTAATTGCGCCGCTTGCTGGCCACGTGTCACACTATTCACCACATTGGCTATTTGAGCGGGAACAAGCCCTTCATCAAGTGCTTTTTTACGGTCAACTGTAATTTGCAGCTCTTCTACTGTTTCATTTTTATCATTGGTCACTTCATTGACATCTGAAAGCTTGCTTATTTTATCTTGAACTTTATCGACATACTCATTTAAGTTCTTTTCGTTGTCGGCTTTCACAATGAATGTTAGCGTATTTGGCTCTGAACCCATGGATCCTTGCTGGCTGAATGACACATCGGCATTGCCTGCAGCGCGTTCCACTTTCGATTTAATGTCTTCACTGAATTCTTGTGTGGAGCGGTCTCTTTTGTTTAAATCGACCATTGAGACAAAAATTTCAGCTTCATTTGCCGCGGCCGAACCGGAAGGCCCTTCAGTTGCTGTGCTTCCAATTAAACTTAGGAAATCTTGAATATCCTTTTCATCTGAAAGAATATCTTCGATTTTGCCAACGGTTTCATCCGTTTTAGACAATGGGGTTCCGTTTTCATGCGTAACTTTTATTGTAAAAAATCCTTCGTCTGTGGCAGGCAGAAATTGCGTGCCAACCGTTGTAAGGCCCAAACCGCCTAGTGCAAGAAGCACAACGGTCATTAGAATGACGGCGAAACGGTGCCCAAGCACCCAGCGTGTCGCAGAATCCAGCCACTTCATTGATTTTGAATTTCTACGTTTGATCTCAAACTCTTCGCTTTGCGCCTTTAAGAACCGGCTTGCCATCATTGGTACTACAGTTAGCGCGACAAATAAAGAAGCAAATAAACTAAATGCGACAGTGAAGCCAAGCTCTTTAAATAAATTGCCGATCAGCCCAGAAATGAACAGAACAGGGACAAAAACAGCAATCGTTGTCAAAGTGGAGGCGGTGATGGCACCAGCCACTTCTTTCGTTCCGATGGATGCGGCTTCTTTCGGATCTTTTCCCATTTGCAGATGGCGATAAATGCTTTCAATCACAACGATGGAATTGTCGACTAGCATACCAATTCCAAGCGCAAGCCCGCCGAGTGTCATAATATTTAAGCTGTAATCGGCGAAATAAAGCAAAACAAACGTAACAATCACGGAGAAAGGAATGGCAACCCCAATGATAAGCGGGCTTCTTACGTTGCGAAGGAATAGAAACAACACAAGCATTGCAAGAATCCCACCAAGTACAAGGGAGCTAGAAACACTTCCGATGGCTTGGTGTATGTAATCGCCTTGATCGAACAGCACAGCGGTTTCAACACTTTTGTACTTTTCTTCATCTAAAAGTTCATCGAGCTTTTCATTGAAGGCTGTTGAAACCTCTGCCGTGTTTGCATCCGATTGCTGCAGGACGCTTAACAGCACGGCGTCTTCCTGATTCGCTCTCGTTATAATGTTTTGTTTTTCTTTTTGTTTTTTCACTTTCGCAAGATCGCTAAGTTTTACATCGTCGCCATTTACTTTTTTCGTAACAACGAGATTTTTCACGTCATCAACAGAGGTTAAGGTGCTGACAACCCTCGTTGTCAACCGTTCTTCTTTGCTCGTTACAGGGGAGCCAGGCATTGAAATGTTGCTGCTTTGGATGACGTCAACAACATCTTGTTGGGAAAGGCCGTATTTCTCCAATTCATCCTGATTTAAAGCGACATTAATTTCGTCAACACGGATGCCGTCAACATCAACACTGGCAACGCCACGAATTTTGCTTAAATCCCGTTCCAAATCTTTCACAAGATCCTGGAATTCATTTGCGTTTTTACCGGCTGATACCGCCATTTGGATTACGGGAAACTGTGAAGGATCAAATTTTAAAAACCGCGGTTCCTCTGCATCATCAGGCACCCTTACTTGATTAATCGCATTGTTAATGTCATCTTGGATATCTTCAATTGATGTCGTCCATGAAAATTGTAAAATAATTAAACTTGAACCCTCTTGGGAAATGGACTGCATCGATTTCAAACCAGGCAAAGTCGATAAACTGGTTTCAACTGGTTTTGTTACTTTTTCAAGCACTTCTGTCGGGTTTGCGTCTTCATAGCTAACAACGACAGCTCCTATTGGAGGGTCGATATTCGGAATAAGTTTTAATGGAATATTGAGCAGTGAGACGACGCCAAGGAGCAA
Proteins encoded in this region:
- a CDS encoding putative polysaccharide biosynthesis protein translates to MSNSRLIRGTFLLTAATMISRVLGLIYYFPFIWLVGIQGAALYAYAYNPYVILLSVATVGLPLAVSKFVSKYNALGDYRTGRKLFRSGIVVMLATGFVTFLMLFLSADAIAPLFIGEGDETGNSLEDVAFVIKVVSFALLAVPVMSLIRGYFQGFESMGPTATSQVVEQIVRIAFILVSGFIIVVLLKGDRTTAVAFAVFAAFIGALGGLAVLFYYWRKRKPHLDKLIAESTVDHQISLPEMYKELISYAIPFVIVGLAIPIYQQIDTMTMVKTLKSIGMAQVDAEAIYATVNQTTNKIIMIPVSLATALGLTLIPTITKTYTSGNLKMLQQQITQTFQMLLFLTLPAVVGLAVLSYPAYGTLYGMGDVASGGQLLRWYAPTAVLFALFTAMAAILQGINQQKLAVLSLLCGILIKLLLNTPFIEKWGGIGAILATDAGYLFSVVFCLLVIKKMIRFRLRFVAKRALLISIFVTVMGIAAWLIKLPIELIFSGDYGDGASYFEALLSLIIGIAGGSFVYLWLSIRSHLAGQIFGHRFAFLNKKVKSKSRNL
- a CDS encoding sporulation protein Cse60 — protein: MMQVKLFDFEHEEDLEEALNDFLATLQEEKIVEVKYQVAVADNSKTFDTVFCFSAMVVYRSS
- a CDS encoding rhodanese-like domain-containing protein — its product is MHQPIKTITPKEVEQLLKDKKPISLIDVREDDEVAQGKIPQAKHIRLSEIPERLDEIEKDKETIFVCRSGGRSGRACEYLQALGYNVVNMEGGMLDWEGETE
- a CDS encoding efflux RND transporter permease subunit; the protein is LLLGVVSLLNIPLKLIPNIDPPIGAVVVSYEDANPTEVLEKVTKPVETSLSTLPGLKSMQSISQEGSSLIILQFSWTTSIEDIQDDINNAINQVRVPDDAEEPRFLKFDPSQFPVIQMAVSAGKNANEFQDLVKDLERDLSKIRGVASVDVDGIRVDEINVALNQDELEKYGLSQQDVVDVIQSSNISMPGSPVTSKEERLTTRVVSTLTSVDDVKNLVVTKKVNGDDVKLSDLAKVKKQKEKQNIITRANQEDAVLLSVLQQSDANTAEVSTAFNEKLDELLDEEKYKSVETAVLFDQGDYIHQAIGSVSSSLVLGGILAMLVLFLFLRNVRSPLIIGVAIPFSVIVTFVLLYFADYSLNIMTLGGLALGIGMLVDNSIVVIESIYRHLQMGKDPKEAASIGTKEVAGAITASTLTTIAVFVPVLFISGLIGNLFKELGFTVAFSLFASLFVALTVVPMMASRFLKAQSEEFEIKRRNSKSMKWLDSATRWVLGHRFAVILMTVVLLALGGLGLTTVGTQFLPATDEGFFTIKVTHENGTPLSKTDETVGKIEDILSDEKDIQDFLSLIGSTATEGPSGSAAANEAEIFVSMVDLNKRDRSTQEFSEDIKSKVERAAGNADVSFSQQGSMGSEPNTLTFIVKADNEKNLNEYVDKVQDKISKLSDVNEVTNDKNETVEELQITVDRKKALDEGLVPAQIANVVNSVTRGQQAAQLTTDDSEVLAVHVNYDESVTENIDALKKLLIKKQDGTYTTLGDVAKIERAEGPVAINRENQQPAVQFTVKFSSQTTLGNVTKDVNEAVDDLDFPDDFDLSYTGDQELLEDSLDDLGLAFILAIVFVYLVMAAQFESLKHPFIIIFSIPLIVIGVMIALTTTRTPLGVTAIIGLIILAGIVVNNAIVLVDYINQRKEAGLRTYDAIIEAVKVRTRPILMTALTTILGLVPLALGIGEGAEIQQPLGITVIGGLISSTFLTLFFIPVLYSFFDKETRHLNKKYVTPDGQLIPAYLLEHHEEQNKEGEKEETQLPESPDVNQIEKEDLSKDDVIALLEKIVEVSKKKRDDDGDKEE